tatgattatcaaGATGATCATCAGTTTCAACTACAGTATTTCTTATTGgagatgataatatattatcttcaaCAATTTCTGTTGTTTCTTCACTAgattgacaattatttttttcaagatgAAGTGGCTTATAAAATGCTATTTCAGGTACATTTTCTCCAAAAGCTAATTTAGCTAGCATATAGCGAGAATCGACAGTAATAGCTGGTAAATTAGGCATGGCTCTGTTAAAGTGATAGTATACTACTGCCTGATGCTTGCAAAAAGCTCCCAAGTTTCCTTTGGAACAAGTACAAAATCCATGAGTGACATCTACTTCATAATAACTACAATCGGACCCTGATggtactttaaatatattgttaggcaatttttctattgaatctttattaatataaacagctCTTTTTATTTGATCTTCAAAAAGCAATCGAGCTGTGTCATTTCTACCATTAACAAAAGTCCTTAAACGTCTTAAGTAGTAATCTTCGAGGCCAGTACAAATAAAATCCACCAGTGCAATGGCATTATATGCCTTATTTCTAGAGAGTATTATGTCTTTAAAAATCCGTACATTAACTTCACTAAAATTATTGGTCTGATTACCATGGACAGTAGCATCTCTAAAAGCTAGACACCATAATTCTTTCCTCGCCCAATAATTAGTCATATATTTCACCCATTTTTCATACTTAAGAGGTATAATTTCATcacttatactattatttatagtgtttattttGCCAGTAGCAGTAGTATAGGCATTGTGAGCACTATTATAATCAGgtgcaattaaaatactttgaaataatttaaataacaattgtcTGTgttcatttttgatattatgttttacatcCCATAACCATCTCCAAACTGACTGTAATACATGGAACCTACaaagcaaaatatttgattgtgGCCAAATTGATTTTAGTGCTTGTCTTTCTGCCTCGCTatcatcaattataaaatgtcttgGAAAGCCTTGGCCATTAAAACTATTAGGAACTGAATCTTTTAGTAATGAAAATGCAGTCTTATAGTCATCAACTGTTTGTCCTTTTGTTATAAACATTCCCAGAGGAATAGCTCCAATACCACATGATGTTAGCATAAATGTAACAGAATGACTCTGAGTATCACATGACGCAGTACTGTCTGCAAAAGCAATATCTTTAGAAAAAGCTAATTTATGAGCTCTTTGCATAATAGGAGTGACCATTAGTCTAGCAAATGGATTTTCATTAAACCTTACAATAATTCCACATTTTTCATAATCGGTTTTCTTATCTTCAAgtttctacaaaatatttatttaagaattaagtAATACAAAGTTTAATATCAGTTTTTACAGTGTATTACTGTAGGATAAGATTATAAAAGTACATTGTCCattggtaattttaaaaatgaaatattttttaaaaattttttaataaaaattaagtacctaatttaattatttaatgtatttaattagattCTTTTTACTtgataacaatacaaaaaatttttatttaaaaataagtggtGTTATGAATTCATATGGAATTTTATGGTATTATGGTCACTTgcccaaatttatttaattaatataataggtacaacataataaattattaaggagacatattaatataaaattataaagtaacttgtatttattcatttacctatttatatttttttataatttattaaatcagaataataatacatacataatcaTAAATCCACATTCCATATGTATAGTTAACATTATTAGACTTGAGAGCTAAGTAATTCtcagttttatatataattttattttatttctattattattttttacctgatccctttaagttatttttatattcaaacaattttaatatcaatttatgatgtaaaaattgagtaaaattacatatttgacttttgtgaaaaattatagatgggtagtaaataatactataagaaaatgttgtaaaaatatatgttttaaattggtcaaaattatatgtatttatttcaagagttaatgattaaatgtttatattataatttatatttacccaTTATATTAGGTgagttcaataaattataatttataaataatatgttgaaatttcaatttatgatGTCAACAATTAGTAATATTGCTTAACCTATCCTAACCTTCAAGGAAACCTCTTAACCTTTGACACACTTAacatacattgtttttaaatgttataatttaaatttttaatatactatttttacagatctatattttatttaaaggtttatataataaaactaatttttttattatggctTTTACtagtattaaattgaaatttataatattattatgcatacctGTAATACACTAAGTTCAGTAGAAGATCCGAGGTTATTTAATTTCCAAGTGTCATACCAATGACGAACGGTCCTATACTTAGGGTTAATTGAAGCATCAGCTAGTTCTTCAGAATTCATACCATACTCTAATTCCAATTTGGTTTCATGGATACTTATAGACTCTGATATGCCTGTatgcattaattaatataatatactatatatacctacttaaaagtttgtattttgaaaaaataaaataaatttaattcatttttttttaataattggcaCACCATTTTCAATATCACTACAATACAGTTTTTTGGGTAATAGTTATTCATATACAAAAATGCCATCCCACACAAACATCAACAACTTATACCAATATTTACCTACTTTCTTTACAACTCAAACACTCAGCTGTTTGAgaaatgtgttaaaattacagtttaaaactaatataaatgtattaaaattatttacaaatcaaGATTCCACATCCCCACGTCTGTTTTTGCTGTGAAAATCTTAAAACCGATCCCTACTCCTATGAACTACACTAGCGATTATTGCGGTACACGCCATAATTAAATACCGCTCGAAGCGCTACATTGCGGTACTCGCCATTTAGCGCGCAGCGTATTTCGTACTGCAGTGAgcaatctataataatttataatcaatggtaatattaattaattattcacgaatttattttattattttaattgtattaatcaagGTGAaggagatttaaaatatatatatatataaataatatatactatactaacatactttatattgtattcttaattgatttaaatttgatataactaacattattattaagttaccaatgtaaaactgaaattgtaagtgtaattaagtgcatttaagaaaaaaattgtaaagatttctgtcttgcagacataaaccttttttttgtgGGGAGGTGTTATGGGCTAtgagatatctataagatatctacgagataTCAAGGCTAAattagtatgaccatgcctcgtgtcgtgggtaatgcggatgctactatgaccatgacacgtgtcgggatagtaagcgcatcaataattatagtgcactattgatgcatttgagatgttattgcacattctcaaattcgtgtccgaatttgcaacaacaactacaaggacacctggtttcaCCCAGAAGGCGACAACTCGACGaaaacaagagacgcaccacaatatataagggagcccgaagaccagaACGgtagatgtaccaaagctatcaacaactaAGCACTTTCACGACACTCagccatttattttgtttgttacatgtatttaatttatatgcaataaagacatatttcgttattaagtttaactttcgtTCAAAATAACCATCTGGATTTAAATCTGATACTGGTACGCAACAGTAATTACTATAGATGctacagatatattttatgtacctatgaactgtaaagttaaatataatttattagtgttGGTTtgcaagaatttttttttatttatgtaaacaatgtttcattgtttaaattcatattattaaacaatctaTAACCTCTTTTTATTTTCGAGAACAtcagtaaaaagaaaaattaaacttaaatcacAGTATCcaaaagtataaacatattttatttaattgatgagttttaaaactaaaaagtatgaaaagttaaaatgttattgtacgCTAGGTGTTGATTATGGTTTACGTTAGGTAGGggccgatttttttttcagaatagtGAGTCAATTGGGTCGTAGTCCGCGCCTGGTAGTaaacattagttttttaataattaaataaaaaaaacctaaagttCTCAAACCGGTAACTTTATTTGTATTcttgttatcaaaaaaattaataaaactaaaataattaaaaatttcaaatatctacaAATGATAGCACAAAAACAGcccaagtattttttaaattgtattggtaaaggaaatattaatatttttggtgaaAATAACCGCCATacttttgagttttaaataaatatcgattatttttaaactagtgtttagtaaatattttcattgttccGTATCCCCCCCCCCCTAATTACAAactagaaaattatatattattgcattttagaGTACAAAAAACGAATTTGAGTATAGGCGGTAAGCCATAgctagtatatgtatataatatacatatacctaactaaatacttctattaattaatttagtattatgtattatataatattatagaagccagtaagtaattataaatatcagatGTGGAATTGTGGAATACCGCagaaaattatgtacaattatgtatctacctatgaaaaataaagtaatttatagatttacctataattaagGTAAACAGCTTTACTCGGTAGTCGGTAcccatcattatatttaataatatataataccattgattatacatagtatagatTGCTCACTGGTCGCGATTATGCGTTGCGCTAAATTTTAGTTCATTTATTGACAATAGATAGCGTTAATAGtcataattaaagtaataattcgACCAACGGTAGCAGTTTTGTTATTGGCTATTGCGGTTCAATAgttcaatacctatattagtaTGTATTTGCCATTTGGTATTGGTAGcggtaaaatactaaaatgtaacCGGACAGAAATTACCGATGTCACGGCGTTACCATCAagacaatattgaatattataatgtatctgtataataatattaacatgtacattgtaatagtagcaaacaaaatacaataatattttaaacaccgattattttttatttttttattttttataaatattttattcacgtTTGTCTATTAAATGTCATTCGACTATTAGATTTGTGAATGACGATAAGGGATTCAAATTCAACGTTGCCAAATTGAACCAAATACACGttgtcatttaataatattatttattttacatttttacatttacacgtgtatgataattaacattgaataataattgtacagtgtacaatgtacacatATACcttatgtatatatctatatctcaatttatgttataaaatgaagatccttttttgtatttatttcaaaaagtactcaacgaatttttatatgttttcacTCATTGATAAGTCTATTCTCGGGcaaggttttaaattttaatgtatagtacgccttagaaaaaatatttaggtagattgccgaaaataatatttagccgTTTAATGGTAATTGCATCATTAAAAACGGTGgcgaaattttttaaatcctcAGAGTAGTCCAATTGTCCGAGTTGGGTTTCTAAGgaagaaaaattgtaaaatttgatgaaaaaattaaatgctttTTAACCGTGTGTTCAAAGTAGAGCCTCGGGCACAATACCCGCACattgtgttgtctccgtcttacaaacGCCCAACATGGCAAGTTTTACATTCACAACAACGGTCaaaactatagtaaataatatattggtttattttttatattttaattttaaaacgtgtTATGCGTCTGCGTTTTTAAAACGTCAGCGATAAATCGTTCAAAATTAAACGTACAGTTATGTATGGGTGTATTCACATTGCCACACATAAATGGATAAATGAGACGTGCGTTCGGCAAGGACGCTCCCATGGGGGGCCAAAAGGGCCATTGCACTTACtgggaatattttttaaaactattgttaatttaatgccacgcatattaattataacataattttattgagaTTCATTTATGaagtttagtaaaaattattattttagataatctAGATAAATAATCTTTAgtgtaatcattaatttacaatgtttACCGCAGGtcgcttaaaataataatacctatttccCGAGTCCCGATTTCTATGGTACTTatcatttgattttgttttcatcTATTTTTAGGCAAACGTTATTTTTCCCCAGAAACGTAGACGGCAGCGAAATGAGTAAAGAtcacaacaatatttataggtttaattataataggtttatTAAATGGCTAAGCcttattgttaaatacataaatatattgttaaaaagcaaaatataacGTGTAAGGTGCGCGTCCGCAAAATCGCCACGTTTTAAAAACACGGACGTGCGAGTTCGAATCGCCTAGTGTGTAATCAGGCATTTGTAAGACGGAGAAAACAGATGCGGGTATGGCGTCTTGTTAAAAAAGCCTGGATACTTGAAAGTATCATGGTATCTACCTTcagaccattattattatttaggagAACTGTctgaaagtatttttaaaaattcgcattttaaaATGGTTCTCTTACGAggatttttagattttctaaAGAAAACgaaaactttttgtttataaatggttacaTCGGTTAGGTACTCGAGCAGATGAGGTAAAAGCTGcatcaaatattcaaatcgCTGCATACTCCTATCTTAAGGTGATTGAAATtgggtatttttttcttgcatTTAGAGACATCTAGAGTCTAAGTTGGTCTAAATCTCTAAAA
The DNA window shown above is from Aphis gossypii isolate Hap1 unplaced genomic scaffold, ASM2018417v2 Contig00603, whole genome shotgun sequence and carries:
- the LOC126554789 gene encoding uncharacterized protein LOC126554789 is translated as MHTGISESISIHETKLELEYGMNSEELADASINPKYRTVRHWYDTWKLNNLGSSTELSVLQKLEDKKTDYEKCGIIVRFNENPFARLMVTPIMQRAHKLAFSKDIAFADSTASCDTQSHSVTFMLTSCGIGAIPLGMFITKGQTVDDYKTAFSLLKDSVPNSFNGQGFPRHFIIDDSEAERQALKSIWPQSNILLCRFHVLQSVWRWLWDVKHNIKNEHRQLLFKLFQSILIAPDYNSAHNAYTTATGKINTINNSISDEIIPLKYEKWVKYMTNYWARKELWCLAFRDATVHGNQTNNFSEVNVRIFKDIILSRNKAYNAIALVDFICTGLEDYYLRRLRTFVNGRNDTARLLFEDQIKRAVYINKDSIEKLPNNIFKVPSGSDCSYYEVDVTHGFCTCSKGNLGAFCKHQAVVYYHFNRAMPNLPAITVDSRYMLAKLAFGENVPEIAFYKPLHLEKNNCQSSEETTEIVEDNILSSPIRNTVVETDDHLDNHNIDQQSDEYVNQIQELIKTNFEKFKSNTSVSILSKCLDRLKKVKSIATWESFLSTAGSTISLRHRSRATIHVQPTTISRRKPGVTRGSKRLLVGRPVKTDNNKRNVIKRKRNLAENVRKNVPNAKGHYFYY